CTTTCTCACTCAGTCCATATtcattggaaagaaaaaaaattctccatATTCACATTTTTTGTCCACTAGAAAATTGTTATTAGCgcccaattatttatcaatgttcccttatttaatatttatttaccAGTCAGTTAGGTAACAATATCCTTATTCAATGTTACTACCTACGATATTGTTTTGAGATTGtaattgaaattaaaatttttaagtattttgtttattcacacaaattaaaaaaaaaaatcaaggagtCATGATGTAAAGTACGAATGTGTACAatgtaattataaatattttttaaaataataattacttatcaatttttttcctaaatactTGTCTACAATGTCAATTGAGCAAGAATATCCCTACTCAATCTTTCTATCTATTATTGCATTTCAACCATTATTTTATTGTGAGATTGTAACTGAAATTAAAAGTCtaagtatttttatttattttcacaaaTTAAAAAATCAAGGGGATTACATTAATAATCAAGGGGAGTACATTAACAAACATAGATATACCAACAATATATTTGTGATGTAAAGCACAAGTGTTTTTGatgtaattaaaatttttgaaaacaatAACTTATCTAAACAATTCAATTTAGTTACCAAATtagattgtcattttttttaattttttattttttcacaaatttatttcttgattatttttattctacacATATTAAATCGTTGTCGTacattttctacaaaaatttaaaaaataatttgaaaaagctATTTTATTAAAGGATTTTTTTAACGGTTGTCCTAACACATTTAATACACctaatttattatatatatacatatactaacaattattactatctttgcatttatatatgttttatatACAAAGAAATAAGTTTGATGTATCTTAGGTTTAGGgtgtttttagtttttcatttAATAAGTTAAGTAGATATTTGCACAAAATAATCATGTCCGCTGCCTATGGCTCAGTGGTAAGGGCTTCTTATAACAAACACAAGGTTTGGTGTTTGACTCTTGGCAGCTACAATTTggaatttcattttgaaaagttttaaaAACCGCCGGTTCACGGTCTAAGCGGGTTTTTCCGGTTCGTCCGAGTCATCCGGTTTCCAGCGGTTCTTGACTACTCTCCGGGTTTAGCTCTAGACCGGACCGTTGGCCTGTCCGGTTCGCGGTCCAACCGgttgaaccggccggtccggtccggttctgaaaacactGACTGATAGTACATAAAAAAAACTTAGGCCTTTTTTGAAAACCCCAATTTAGCATTTAAAGTTAATGAATTTAGATATTAACATATTCAAATGTATTtgataacaagaaaaaaaattatagtttttaaGCATTTTTAGCAAACTCTCGATTACATCTAGTTGTCTGGGCTTGGAGAGTATGCCCGACAGTCTTGATTTAGTTAGCCAAGTAGTTACAGTTACAATATGTTATGGATCTGCCAACGTAATAATGGAGACTAGTTAAGGGGTTAAGATTTTGAGTCTTTGATTTTCTTCCGTTACCTTACAATTCATTGTGTAAAATTATCTCCATAAGTGTTCCTCAAATCGGTTGTTTTCAGCTAATTGGTACCACAATCATGCAATGTTTTCAGAATTGGACTGCACTGCAAACCGGACATTTCAACGGTCCGGTCTAATGCTAAAACCGGAGATTAATGAAAAATCGTTAGAAACCAAGTGAACTGGACAAACTGTGAAAAATCGTTTAGACAATGAACCGgcggttttgaaaattttcaaatgaaaacaaTTTCAAGAATGCAACCACTAAGATTTGAACCCTAATCCTCGTTTAGACAGTGAACCGgcagttttaaaaattttcaaatgaaaacaaTTTCAAGAATGCAACCACTAAGATTTGAACCGTAATCCTTAAGGCAACAAGAAGGATTTCTTACCGTTAGACTACAACCACAGGACAAACGTATTTTGTGTATAAATCTACTTAACTTATTTagtgaaaaactaaaaattaaattaaaaaagagaaaccCCAGCACTAGCGACTAAGACACGTCGGCTCttatttctttgttttgctTTACTTCCTCATCGGCTCATCCTCCTCTATCTTCTTTTCCCTCTTCTCCTTTTAGCCTTTCGGCCATGAATTGAACTATTTTTGTATGATTTCTTTGGCTCAGTTGCAGAGTTGCAGTTCGTGTAATGCACAGgtaaattttgaaggaaatctAAAGAAGCACTAATCTAGTAATCtagtttcttttttattttattttatttttttacatgaATTCGTCCTTTTTTGTCTATTTTTGTTTATAGATAAAGATAACTCGAAGCCAGGCAATCATCATTGACTGGGGTTTGTTTTGTTGGCAGTGCCATTGACCAATCCAGTGAAGGTCTTCAAGGTATGAATTTATtccattagtttttttttttaattttagtttcattttataactattatttctttcttcgattttttttttttaaaaatctctGGTTTGTACCCTTTTTGCTTTGTTGGGggagtacaagtacaaaataggtggtttttttttttaattgatgcagacagtccaacttggtttagAAATTTTGGTTATGTTTATCATTCCATTTCATGtatatattttagaaattttattattatctcaacttaaatttagttttaaattGTGTTGATGAATGCATTTTAAGGACTTAAGTTATCAATAACTATGTTGGATTGTGCATGAGTCGTCAAGTTCAAGTGTAGAGTGACGACCTGTGACTGTGAGTGCTTAGTACTGAAGTtgcaagcatatatatatatatatatatatatatatatcaatgaACCGATAAATCGGTCGGTCGGACCGTGAACTGCTCCCTTCTCCGATTCACTGGCCAGTCCGAGTTTAGAAACATTGCAATTATGCAAGAGAgtatgaattaaaataaaattttcggCTGTGACTTCCACAGTTAGACTAACCTAGTCTACACAATACACAAAGGAGGAGTCCACTATGTGGTGCCAGTACATATTTGCCATTTTTTAAACTTCTTGTAATATCTTCACTAGTAAGAGTATTTACCTTTTCTACACATACAGAAATAATAATTTCAAGggtaatttagtgaattgaTTGCTTCCCCAGCCTCCTATTTTTAAGAGCTTAATGTAGAGATTTTAATTACGTTAGCAACTACCAAATAAATAAGTGAACACAATACAAGAAACCCTCACCATAAATATTTTCCAAGTGAAAAACATTTTTTGTGACAAATATTTACAAGTGATCATAATTTTAATCACCGGCACGCATATATTATGTACCTTAAACactaattaatttaaataaaaccATAAGAGGCAGCAAAAATGTTTGCCTACTTTCTAAATTGACATCAAGTCAAACCCAAGGAAGGCaattaaaatggaaaaaaaaacttgaatttggcttgaaaattgaaaagattaGAGCCAGGATGACACATTCAAAAGTTGAGGATTTAACTAAGAGCACGAGGAACTTAATTTCAAGGATTACTAATGGCATCATTTATACAAGTGTAAATGAGTCTACTCAACCCAAACACTTcagtgtttaattttgtttatttattttaatgtgtTCAGCAATACGTTCAAATTTGGCATATTTGCTTAtcaaaaaattgaactaaaataaccTTTAATCAAGTCAAGCTTGAATCAATTTATAGTAACTTGAGTTTTTTTACACataaatttcaagttttatgCTGATTGAATCAAGTTCaagttaaatttaaaattttactgaGCACAAAATACTATTTATAATTAACTTGATTAGTTAGCAAACCAAACTCTTTTCTCATGGAGATGATTTTGAGAATCAAGTAATTTCATTTCTCTTTCAACCCTAGGAATTTACTCAAATAgactaaaactaaaataaagttCGGTACTTAATTCACTCTCTGCGTGACATTTTGCTGCTCTAGTCCTTGCAAGTCGGCCTTAGTAACCGCGGTCGCACTTGCATGTTTCAGCGGTGGAGCCACATATAGTTGAGGGAGAACAATTGCACCCcctcaattttgagaaaattatgttTTAAGCTTAGAAAGTTCAGAAATTTCTAATATCGTTACTTATTTGCCcttctaaaattttaaaaaatcccTTTCCTATCATACATAGCtcccaaaaataattaaaaaattataatcatcACCCTTCACAAGAGTGTTAGACTTACCAAAAATGTTAATTCAAAGGTAATTTTCACTATAAATTTTAAGCgcaatttaaattaaaaaaaagtatattTACCATAGGAGAGTATGAATTTTTAAGATGGACATATTTATTGGTTTTAAACTCTACTATTATCGTGCTATCGTAAATTGACGCCCTAACTCTAGGGTCCTGACTCCGCCATTGGCATGTTCCGAACGGAACTCTAATGGAGACTTTATCAATTCCACAGAAATTGCTGCATGGGACATGAATTTCGAGGTCTTCGCCGTTACACTGCAGTAAATTACTTGAGGTCCCGGTCTTTACATTTCTTTAACAGCCATCAACTTCTGCTGTCCTAATCCTTACACAAATTGCGGCGGCACTTGAATGTTCCGCGGGGCAGATTGAACTCCGATCGAAACTTCATCAACTTCTTCTGCAAGACTTGCCGCATAGACTTCATTAGCGAATCAGCTTCTTGGTTTACAAATTACTGAGGTCTTGCTCATTACAGGTCTTGAACAGCCATCAATTTTTGTCCTTACCCTTACCAATCGCGGAGCACAAGAGTGTTCGACGGGGAAGAATGAACTCCGGCAGTTTATCAACTTCTCCGACTGGACTTGCTGCATAGACTTCGATGGCATCTTCTTGTTCAACTAAAGTGATTCTGGGATGTGCTGATGCACCACTAGCTATACTGGGATGTAATCTGGATAGATACTTTGTGTTTATTGAATCATGTCCCCGTGAAGTATCCTTTGCTTTTGATGAGGACAATAGACGGGTTTGCCATCCCCATCTGTTGtacttttctttattatttaccTAAAAAAATCAAGTTGAATTATACCCTTAACTCGTGTTTATTTTGAACGTTGCATTCAAAACTCCAATTTTTGGATACATTGCATCACCTGATTTGATATTAGTGTAGTCATATATAGATGTTTCCAAATGTGAAAGATGcaaacattttttattttaagacaccTCACCGCTTTtcaatatattatattattttttagtttCATATTTCTTCAATTACTTAAATATAAGATAAACTGCAAGAGCATAAGGTACAAATGTCTAAGTAAGAAATAGTGCATAATTTCAGGATAGGTTTCATTAGAAGAAAAGGGGAATAAAGTTGTTTCTAAATAGACCATTCACTAAAGAGTATCACATATAACTAATTCTTAATAGTTTGATAAAGAGTATCACAAATACTTCCTACGTCTGCCCCAAAACCAACGCTCACGCATGCCAACCGAGCTTCTGATTGCCCATCAATCTAGGGCATAATTTTGCCAGAGTTTCTAGGACCAAAACGATGGAAATTTGGTCATAATTAACTCAGCTTTCCGAACTGAAATCTATAAATAGCTAGCTGGTATTCTGAATGGAAGCAGTGTGGCTTCCCATTCAAATCTTTTGCACCATAATTTATTGGCTTTATACTCTCAGATTCTTCCATTCACTTGTTTCTTTGAGCTCTTAATCAAACAATGGCTTGGACATTCAATTCTATGCTGGTTACTGCCGCATTCTTACTGCTGGCGATGTTGGCTTCTCAAGCTACGGCCCGCAGCTTGGATGAAGCCTCATTGACTGAAAAGCACGAGCAGTGGATGGTTGAACACGGACGGGTTTACAAGGATGAGGCAGAGAAGGCAAAGCgattcaagattttcaaggaaACTGTGGAGTACATTGAGGCCTTCAACAAGGCTGGGAACAAGTCTTACGTGTTGGGCATTAACCGATTTGCTGACCTGACAAACGAAGAGTTCCTATCAGCCAGCACTGGGTACAACTACAAACCAAGGAAAGACGTATCTCAAGGAACTTCATTCAGGTATGCAGATGTCAGTGACGCTCCGCCTTCCACGGACTGGAGACAGAAAGGTGCTGTCACTGGAGTCAAGGACCAGGCAGCTTGTGGTAAGTCCAATATTTGACCACCATTAGTATATGCTTTCCATGCCAAAATGTCTATATGAAGTTGGGCTAATTAGGATGAAAAACCCCTTTGGATAATGAAAATGCAGGATGTTGTTGGGCATTTTCAGCTGTTGCAGCCGTAGAAGGAATTCATAAACTCAAAGCCGGTCAGCTAACCTCGCTGTCTGAGCAACAGCTTGTTGACTGTGATACCAGTAGTAATCATGGCTGCAGTGGAGGTCGCATGGATGAAGCATTTAATTTCATTGCTAGCAATGGCCTCGCCACTGAATCCGAGTACCCATATCAAGGAGCTGATGGCACTTGCAATAACGACCAAGGAGCTGTCCGGATCACAAGTTATGAAGATGTCCCTCAGAATAACGAGGATGCTCTTCTGCAGGCCGTGTCTAAACAACCCGTATCAGTTGGCATTGAAGGCAGCGGCATGGACTTCAAAAACTATCAAAGCGGCGTTTTCTCCGGCGATTGTGGGAATAACTTGGACCATGCCGTGACACTAGTTGGATACGGTACAAGTGAGGATGGAACCAAGTATTGGTTGGTTAAGAATTCCTGGGGAACTAGCTGGGGTGAGGATGGGTACATGCGCCTTCAGAGAGACACTGGTGCTCCAGAAGGCCTTTGTGGCATCGCCAGCCAGGCTTCTTATCCCACTGCTTAGAATagtttaaatgttgaaataattgcTGGTGCTTCATTAATTAGAAAGCAATTCTGCTTTTTCTATATATCACGGTCTGATGTTATAAGCATGAAACTAGCATCTTGTCTTGTGATGCAGTGCCTTTTATTACGTATCTCATATAGCCTTTATCAGCTTAACATGTattgtttcttgtttttgcCTGAATAAATGGTGTTTGGTCTCTTTAGTGAAGTATgatcttcttctttatttattattttttttttggaggaatagtctttttttttttttttggtgctgcCCATATATGCTGAGAAAAGAAATATTACCAGTCTAACTGGAAAGGAAGAATTCATAATAACGGGAAAGAATTCTTGAGTAACCAATAATCGCGCAAGTCAGAAGAGTTGGTGCATAAGAACTCGCTAGACTATCCTAACAAAATACCTTGATAAATATCGTGTTGCTCGCGTATATATAAATTTGGACAAGGACTCAATACAATTGTGTTTTTGTACGGTTTGGTCCGTTCAGTGTACATGTTTAAATTTGTAGTGTACACATACATCATAATATTGTACTATgttgaatattttattcatatatattaattttatcTTGAATACAATAATGTAATGTAATTACGCatcaaataatataataaatacAATAACCGGACTGAACTGTACCTGACTGCACTAGCCCTCTCCATATAATTCACTAGAGTCGGTGCTTAAGAAAACAACCACACAGATAAATTCCTCATAAACTTCTTAAGTGCATCACATGTGTGTAGTGATTTTTTAAACACTAGTAGTTATAAATGCATCACATATGTGAATGATTTGAATcccaaatttgaatttatattaTATGGCATGATCTAAATATGCTAGTGTAAAAAAAATGTTCACTGacagtatataaaaaatttactcTTTAACTAATATGTTGTTGAAGTTTTCCTTGCCTTGACAAAAAAATTAGGAAGAAAGGTGAATATGCTATTATGAAAAAATTTGTACACTAACAATGTATTAAAAACTTACCCTTTAACTAATATGCTATTGAATTTTTCCTTGCCCTGAGATAAAGTAGCAAGAAGGGTGAATCTtctagtgtaaaaaaaaaaaaaattatatactgACAATGCATTGCATCAAAAAACTTACTTTGTAACTAATATGTAACTTGAGTTTTTTCCCTACCTTAAAAAAATTAGCAAGAAGGGTGAATCTTCtagtgtaaaaagaaaaaaaaattgttcactgatagtgtataaaaAACTTACTCTTTAActaatattttcttgaatttttccttGCCTTTGAAAAAATTAGCAAGAAGGATGAGGTTTAAGATTcaatgtataaaaacttactctTTAACTAAtatgtttttgaatttttcccctaccttaagaaaaaaaattagcaagAAGGGTAAACCtattaatgtaaaaaaaaataaaaaatacacaCTGAtagcaatgttttaaaacccgGACCGTCAATTGAACCGgcgaagtgaaagggtcgaggttcaaccggtcggaccggttcaacctcggttcaatgaatttttttaaaaataatttatataaatatatatatgcacaaaataagacatgcaatagactaatttaaaactttatatgatgaaaagtttactatttttgaataacttggattttcaaaaataaattttttaaattataagttaaaacaaataaatttcatttcaatttcaattatatctaccaaaataatcttaaatctatccaaaaaatatcacaatattttgaaattatacaaaattcacgtctatgaggaTTTGACATTGTaaacttaaattttaaatttatgcctctgggatttagagattgcaatttaaaaaagaaagtttggagttcgaaggaagtcaagagaatcgaaaatagaaatgcaaacttgataagaaacaaaaaatgagataaaagtgagtggttgtagcattaaataatttgggttaaaaaaataattcttttttaacttttttcaaatttGTGTTTTCAATTCGGCCATTTGACTTTCTCACTCAGTCCATATtcattggaaagaaaaaaaattctccatATTCACATTTTTTGTCCACTAGAAAATTGTTATTAGCgcccaattatttatcaatgttcccttatttaatatttatttaccAGTCAGTTAGGTAACAATATCCTTATTCAATGTTACTACCTACGATATTGTTTTGAGATTGtaattgaaattaaaatttttaagtattttgtttattcacacaaattaaaaaaaaaaatcaaggagtCATGATGTAAAGTACGAATGTGTACAatgtaattataaatattttttaaaataataattacttatcaatttttttcctaaatactTGTCTACAATGTCAATTGAGCAAGAATATCCCTACTCAATCTTTCTATCTATTATTGCATTTCAACCATTATTTTATTGTGAGATTGTAACTGAAATTAAAAGTCtaagtatttttatttattttcacaaaTTAAAAAATCAAGGGGATTACATTAATAATCAAGGGGAGTACATTAACAAACATAGATATACCAACAATATATTTGTGATGTAAAGCACAAGTGTTTTTGatgtaattaaaatttttgaaaacaatAACTTATCTAAACAATTCAATTTAGTTACCAAATtagattgtcattttttttaattttttattttttcacaaatttatttcttgattatttttattctacacATATTAAATCGTTGTCGTacattttctacaaaaatttaaaaaataatttgaaaaagctATTTTATTAAAGGATTTTTTTAACGGTTGTCCTAACACATTTAATACACctaatttattatatatatacatatactaacaattattactatctttgcatttatatatgttttatatACAAAGAAATAAGTTTGATGTATCTTAGGTTTAGGgtgtttttagtttttcatttAATAAGTTAAGTAGATATTTGCACAAAATAATCATGTCCGCTGCCTATGGCTCAGTGGTAAGGGCTTCTTATAACAAACACAAGGTTTGGTGTTTGACTCTTGGCAGCTACAATTTggaatttcattttgaaaagttttaaaAACCGCCGGTTCACGGTCTAAGCGGGTTTTTCCGGTTCGTCCGAGTCATCCGGTTTCCAGCGGTTCTTGACTACTCTCCGGGTTTAGCTCTAGACCGGACCGTTGGCCTGTCCGGTTCGCGGTCCAACCGgttgaaccggccggtccggtccggttctgaaaacactGACTGATAGTACATAAAAAAAACTTAGGCCTTTTTTGAAAACCCCAATTTAGCATTTAAAGTTAATGAATTTAGATATTAACATATTCAAATGTATTtgataacaagaaaaaaaattatagtttttaaGCATTTTTAGCAAACTCTCGATTACATCTAGTTGTCTGGGCTTGGAGAGTATGCCCGACAGTCTTGATTTAGTTAGCCAAGTAGTTACAGTTACAATATGTTATGGATCTGCCAACGTAATAATGGAGACTAGTTAAGGGGTTAAGATTTTGAGTCTTTGATTTTCTTCCGTTACCTTACAATTCATTGTGTAAAATTATCTCCATAAGTGTTCCTCAAATCGGTTGTTTTCAGCTAATTGGTACCACAATCATGCAATGTTTTCAGAATTGGACTGCACTGCAAACCGGACATTTCAACGGTCCGGTCTAATGCTAAAACCGGAGATTAATGAAAAATCGTTAGAAACCAAGTGAACTGGACAAACTGTGAAAAATCGTTTAGACAATGAACCGgcggttttgaaaattttcaaatgaaaacaaTTTCAAGAATGCAACCACTAAGATTTGAACCCTAATCCTCGTTTAGACAGTGAACCGgcagttttaaaaattttcaaatgaaaacaaTTTCAAGAATGCAACCACTAAGATTTGAACCGTAATCCTTAAGGCAACAAGAAGGATTTCTTACCGTTAGACTACAACCACAGGACAAACGTATTTTGTGTATAAATCTACTTAACTTATTTagtgaaaaactaaaaattaaattaaaaaagagaaaccCCAGCACTAGCGACTAAGACACGTCGGCTCttatttctttgttttgctTTACTTCCTCATCGGCTCATCCTCCTCTATCTTCTTTTCCCTCTTCTCCTTTTAGCCTTTCGGCCATGAATTGAACTATTTTTGTATGATTTCTTTGGCTCAGTTGCAGAGTTGCAGTTCGTGTAATGCACAGgtaaattttgaaggaaatctAAAGAAGCACTAATCTAGTAATCtagtttcttttttattttattttatttttttacatgaATTCGTCCTTTTTTGTCTATTTTTGTTTATAGATAAAGATAACTCGAAGCCAGGCAATCATCATTGACTGGGGTTTGTTTTGTTGGCAGTGCCATTGACCAATCCAGTGAAGGTCTTCAAGGTATGAATTTATtccattagtttttttttttaattttagtttcattttataactattatttctttcttcgattttttttttttaaaaatctctGGTTTGTACCCTTTTTGCTTTGTTGGGggagtacaagtacaaaataggtggtttttttttttaattgatgcagacagtccaacttggtttagAAATTTTGGTTATGTTTATCATTCCATTTCATGtatatattttagaaattttattattatctcaacttaaatttagttttaaattGTGTTGATGAATGCATTTTAAGGACTTAAGTTATCAATAACTATGTTGGATTGTGCATGAGTCGTCAAGTTCAAGTGTAGAGTGACGACCTGTGACTGTGAGTGCTTAGTACTGAAGTtgcaagcatatatatatatatatatatatatatatatcaatgaACC
The Coffea arabica cultivar ET-39 chromosome 6c, Coffea Arabica ET-39 HiFi, whole genome shotgun sequence genome window above contains:
- the LOC140008510 gene encoding senescence-specific cysteine protease SAG39-like; translated protein: MAWTFNSMLVTAAFLLLAMLASQATARSLDEASLTEKHEQWMVEHGRVYKDEAEKAKRFKIFKETVEYIEAFNKAGNKSYVLGINRFADLTNEEFLSASTGYNYKPRKDVSQGTSFRYADVSDAPPSTDWRQKGAVTGVKDQAACGCCWAFSAVAAVEGIHKLKAGQLTSLSEQQLVDCDTSSNHGCSGGRMDEAFNFIASNGLATESEYPYQGADGTCNNDQGAVRITSYEDVPQNNEDALLQAVSKQPVSVGIEGSGMDFKNYQSGVFSGDCGNNLDHAVTLVGYGTSEDGTKYWLVKNSWGTSWGEDGYMRLQRDTGAPEGLCGIASQASYPTA